One region of Eriocheir sinensis breed Jianghai 21 chromosome 36, ASM2467909v1, whole genome shotgun sequence genomic DNA includes:
- the LOC127007851 gene encoding derlin-1-like yields MGDLAQWFNSLPPMTRTWFGGTIALSLFGRFGLLNPRWLILHYEPLVHSFQFWRPVTSVFYYPITPQTGFHFLINLYFLYSYSLRLETEHFVRKPADYLFMLLFNWICCVIVALIGEVLVLMDPMVMSVLYIWCQLNKDVIVSFWFGTRFKAMYLPWVLLAFNMIIAGGGMMELMGIIIGHLYFFLTIKYPQDFGGATLLHTPEFLYNFFPNQRGVSSFGQAPTAARAGGGGGGGGGGGGGGGGRGIFRGQGHTLG; encoded by the exons ATGGGTGACTTGGCCCAGTGGTTCAACAGCCTGCCCCCCATGACCAGGACCTGGTTTGGGGGCACCATCGCACTCTCTCTCTTTGGGCGCTTTGGTCTCCTCAACCCTCGGTGGCTCATCCTGCACTATGAGCCTCTTGTGCACAGTTTCCAG ttCTGGAGGCCTGTAACGTCAGTCTTCTACTACCCGATAACTCCACAGACCGGCTTTCATTTCCTGATTAACCTCTATTTCCTCTACAGTTACTCCTTAAGACTTGAAACCG AGCACTTTGTGAGGAAGCCTGCCGACTACCTTTTCATGCTGCTGTTCAACTGGATATGCTGTGTCATCGTGGCGCTGATAGGGGAGGTGCTGGTGCTGATGGACCCTATGGTGATGTCGGTGCTGTACATCTGGTGTCAGCTCAACAAGGACGTCATTGTCTCATTCTGGTTCGGCACGAGGTTCAAGGCCATGTACCTTCCCTGGGTTCTTCTGGCCTTCAACATGATCATTGCTGGAGG AGGAATGATGGAGTTGATGGGAATTATCATCGGccacctctacttcttcctcaccATCAAGTACCCACAGGACTTTGGGGGAGCAACCTTACTGCACACTCCTGAGTTTTT GTACAACTTCTTCCCCAACCAGCGAGGAGTGTCTAGCTTTGGCCAGGCCCCCACCGCTGCcagggcaggtggtggtggtggcggcggcggtggtggtggcggtggcgggggaggtcGCGGCATTTTCCGAGGCCAGGGGCACACGCTTGGCTGA
- the LOC127007847 gene encoding cuticle protein 16.5-like, producing MRILFMVGVVAAAVAHPLPDDCALLVGGAIPYAHTHAIAAAPAIAPAPVSYAAPAPVSYAAPAPVSYAAPGVWPYAAPAAWPYAAAAPLTYAAPAAVALPPAEVQVPVTHTHVEVPVHKQVHYGTQSYVSGSTTSIHKPALVAPAIAPPSTLLSKISYNTPEVTVQHQEVPVEKHTPKYVEKPYHAGSIIKYTAPEVKEIKVPTPYAHPVPVPHPVPVAQPVPVAQPVPVVQPVALAQHVAVAQPAPLLLAAADCDD from the exons ATGAGGATCCTG TTTATGGTCGGCGTGGTCGCTGCCGCTGTGGCACACCCGCTGCCCGACGACTGCGCCCTGCTGGTGGGGGGCGCCATCCCCTACGCGCACACCCACGCCATAGCCGCCGCCCCCGCCATAGCCCCTGCCCCCGTGTCCTACGCTGCCCCTGCCCCCGTGTCCTACGCTGCCCCTGCCCCCGTGTCCTACGCTGCCCCTGGTGTCTGGCCCTACGCTGCCCCCGCTGCCTGGCCCTACGCTGCCGCTGCTCCCTTGACCTACGCTGCCCCTGCTGCCGTGGCCCTGCCCCCTGCCGAGGTGCAGGTGCCCGTGACACACACCCACGTGGAGGTGCCCGTCCACAAACAGGTCCACTACGGCACACAGTCCTACGTGTCCGGCTCCACCACGTCCATCCACAAACCCGCCCTCGTCGCCCCCGCCATCGCGCcgccctccaccctcctctccaaGATCTCCTACAATACCCCCGAGGTCACTGTGCAGCACCAGGAGGTCCCCGTTGAGAAGCACACCCCCAAGTACGTGGAGAAGCCCTACCACGCCGGCTCCATCATCAAGTACACCGCCCCGGAGGTCAAGGAGATTAAGGTGCCCACACCCTACGCCCACCCCGTTCCCGTGCCCCACCCTGTCCCCGTGGCCCAGCCTGTGCCCGTAGCCCAGCCTGTGCCCGTGGTCCAGCCTGTGGCTCTGGCCCAGCATGTGGCCGTGGCCCAGCCTGCGCCCCTCCTGCTGGCTGCCGCTGACTGCGACGACTAA
- the LOC127007850 gene encoding tumor suppressor candidate 3-like yields MASIPRGCKQSKMGLLGRVLLLLAGLLAALASVQAKKELTLSERVQQLSDAGLKKPVLRFNGDKFKQYVKGTPRNYSMIVMFTALAPSRQCGICKHAHDEFQLVANSWRYSQGYSNKLYFSLVDFDEGPDVFQQLRLNSAPVFMHFPPKGKPKKVDTLDIQRVGFAAENIARWVAERTDIQIRVFRPPNYSGLLALVVLLALVVGLLYLRKNNLDFLYNKTTWALGALAFTFAMTSGQMWNHIRGPPFLQKTQSGNIAYIHGSSQGQFIVETYIVALLNAAVALGMILMVEAANKRDDVRKRRIYAIIGLGLFAFCFSLLLSIFRSKAHGYPYSFLLK; encoded by the exons ATGGCGTCTATACCCCGTGGATGTAAACAAAGCAAGATGGGGCTGCTCGGGAGGGTTTTGTTATTACTTGCTGGCCTTTTAGCGGCGCTGGCCTCGGTGCAGGCTAAAAAAGAG cttACCCTGTCAGAGCGTGTGCAGCAGCTCTCCGACGCCGGCCTGAAGAAGCCAGTCCTGAGGTTCAACGGGGACAAATTCAAGCAGTATGTGAAAGGCACACCGCGGAACTACTCCATGATTGTGATGTTCACCGCCCTCGCCCCCTCCAGACAGTGTGGCATCTGCAA GCATGCCCATGATGAGTTCCAGCTTGTGGCTAACTCATGGCGCTACTCTCAGGGCTACTCCAACAAGCTGTACTTTTCCCTGGTGGACTTTGACGAGGGCCCAGATGTCTTCCAGCAG CTGCGTCTGAACTCTGCCCCGGTGTTCATGCACTTCCCACCCAAGGGGAAGCCAAAGAAGGTTGACACACTGGATATTCAGCGAGTCGGCTTTGCTGCAGAGAACATCGCTCGCTGGGTAGCTGAGCGGACGGACATCCAG ATTCGAGTGTTCCGTCCTCCCAACTACTCCGGCTTACTGGCCCTTGTGGTCCTCCTGGCCTTAGTGGTGGGGCTCCTCTACCTCCGCAAGAACAACCTCGACTTCCTCTACAACAAGACCACATGGGCTCTTGGTGCTTTG gcTTTCACTTTTGCAATGACATCAGGACAGATGTGGAATCACATTCGTGGCCCGCCCTTCCTCCAGAAGACACAGTCCGGGAACATTGCCTACATTCACGGCTCATCACAGGGACAGTTCATCGTGGAAACCTACATTGTCGCTCTGCTCA ATGCAGCGGTGGCACTGGGCATGATCCTGATGGTGGAGGCAGCCAACAAGAGGGACGATGTGAGGAAGCGCCGCATCTACGCCATCATCGGCCTGGGTCTCTTTGCCTTCTGCTTTTCTCTCCTGCTGTCCATATTCCGCTCCAAGGCTCATGGGTATCCATACAG CTTCCTTCTGAAGTAG
- the LOC127007854 gene encoding integrin beta-6-like — MASMWRWSAVVILAAAAATVYEATGQEAAAASPRWQSGHHNTEVTVGGAGAWGPGRQHPHRGPQVQGEPGGARATTREERRRLREERRQARKERRRQRHDERREEAEGVAAAGEEAEEQQEEEVVVDLMWLRANLSSLWQEFRALARLQRSRAFHSQYGKGRAQAGREGGHRVHTHPGPPPQEEESEDTCPTDADGCRDAPGGAICNGRGACHCGHCQCEAEYYGSTCQCSDHTCQRYDGMPCGGPSRGQCRCGECMCRADYVGEACGCPTSTQSCIHPGQQAVCSNQGTCECGRCRCGDGYKGMYCEDSVYAARVCETLKACVLCKAWGRELTKCDQCQITISVVDMLEPSMTTCVMVNSGCILKYSYVAEATNAYSVLLERNNECPPLIE, encoded by the exons aggcagcagcagcatcaccccGTTGGCAGAGCGGACACCACAACACGGAGGTGACGGTGGGCGGCGCGGGGGCGTGGGGGCCGGGGCGCCAACACCCACACCGGGGGCCGCAGGTGCAGGGTGAGCCAGGGGGAGCCCGGGCCACGACGCGGGAGGAGAGGCGGCGGCTGAGGGAGGAGAGGCGCCAGGCGAG GAAGGAGAGGCGGCGGCAACGACACGACGAGCggcgggaggaggcggagggggtggcggcggcgggggaggaggcggaggaacagcaggaggaggaggtggtggtggacttGATGTGGCTCCGTGCTAACCTCTCCTCGCTGTGGCAGGAGTTCAGGGCCCTGGCGCGTCTGCAG AGATCACGGGCCTTCCACTCTCAGTACGGGAAGGGCCGAGCACAGGCGGGTCGAGAGGGTGGTCACCGAGTACACACACATCCGGGCCCGCcgccgcaggaggaggagagcgaggacACTTGCCCCACGGATGCTGACGGATGCCGCGACGCTCCGGGCGGGGCGATCTGCAACGGTCGCGGGGCATGCCACTGCGGCCACTGCCAGTGTGAGGCTGAGTACTACGGCAGCACCTGTCAGTGTAGCGACCACACCTGCCAGCG GTATGACGGGATGCCCTGCGGGGGGCCAAGCCGCGGCCAGTGTCGCTGCGGAGAGTGCATGTGCCGGGCGGACTACGTGGGCGAGGCGTGCGGCTGCCCCACCAGCACCCAGTCCTGCATCCACCCCGGACAGCAGGCGGTGTGCTCCAACCAGGGCACGTGCGAGTGTGGCCGGTGCCGCTGCGGTGACGG GTACAAGGGGATGTACTGCGAGGACTCGGTCTACGCGGCGCGGGTGTGCGAGACGCTGAAGGCCTGTGTGCTGTGCAAGGCGTGGGGGCGCGAGCTGACCAAGTGCGACCAGTGCCAAATCACCATCAGCGTTGTGGACATGTTGG AGCCCTCGATGACGACCTGCGTGATGGTGAACTCCGGCTGCATCCTGAAGTACTCCTACGTCGCCGAGGCCACTAACGCTTACTCCGTGCTGCTGGAGAGAAACAAT GAGTGTCCGCCTCtcattgaataa